In Desertifilum tharense IPPAS B-1220, a single window of DNA contains:
- the dprA gene encoding DNA-processing protein DprA — MAAERIYWLAWSQVPGIGPVLIKRLQQQFGSLAIAWNAPAKDLVQVEGLGRTSVEALAAKRQQIHPEAFFTEHLKTNPHFWTPADPEYPRLLLEIPNPPPVLYYRGTVHSAENQGSKPTVGIVGTREPTEYGKRWTRRLSRLLAQRGFTVVSGMAQGIDTEAHRGCLEAGGRTIAALGTGVDLVYPPRNRSLYDDILQQGLVVSEYPAGTQPNRINFPQRNRIIAGWSRAILVMEAPTQSGALITAHMANDFGRDVYVLPGRLDDPQSAGCLGLLSKGAQAIQNEGYLMEVLGAMPQLDVPEQLSLFETPESPPQATPDLSPELAKVFQALTLEPMGLDQIVEQLQIDTGAVLSALSQLELIDLVTGLPGLRYQRNPS, encoded by the coding sequence ATGGCAGCAGAGAGAATTTATTGGTTAGCTTGGTCGCAAGTTCCGGGGATAGGCCCAGTTTTAATCAAACGCTTGCAACAACAGTTTGGCAGTTTAGCGATCGCTTGGAACGCCCCCGCGAAGGATCTGGTGCAAGTGGAAGGTCTAGGACGAACCAGCGTAGAAGCCCTCGCCGCCAAGCGCCAGCAGATTCACCCCGAAGCGTTTTTTACCGAACACCTCAAAACCAATCCCCACTTCTGGACGCCCGCCGATCCTGAATATCCGCGCTTGCTTCTAGAAATTCCCAATCCTCCACCCGTTTTATACTATCGCGGCACCGTCCATTCAGCGGAAAATCAAGGTTCCAAACCCACGGTGGGGATTGTGGGAACTCGCGAACCCACCGAATATGGCAAACGCTGGACTCGCCGCCTCAGTCGCCTGTTAGCCCAACGCGGCTTTACCGTCGTTTCCGGAATGGCCCAAGGCATTGATACAGAGGCGCATCGCGGTTGCTTGGAAGCGGGAGGACGCACTATTGCTGCCTTGGGGACGGGGGTCGATTTAGTCTATCCCCCGCGCAATCGGTCGCTGTACGATGATATTCTTCAACAGGGTCTAGTGGTGAGCGAGTATCCGGCGGGAACTCAACCCAACCGGATCAATTTTCCTCAACGCAATCGGATTATTGCGGGTTGGAGTCGGGCAATTTTAGTGATGGAAGCGCCTACCCAGTCGGGGGCGTTAATTACAGCCCACATGGCTAATGATTTTGGTCGGGATGTTTATGTTCTACCCGGCCGCTTGGACGATCCGCAATCGGCTGGCTGTTTGGGACTCCTGAGTAAGGGCGCGCAAGCAATCCAAAATGAGGGATACTTGATGGAGGTTTTGGGGGCAATGCCTCAGTTGGATGTACCAGAACAACTGAGTTTGTTTGAAACGCCAGAATCCCCGCCCCAAGCTACCCCAGATTTAAGCCCAGAGTTAGCGAAGGTGTTTCAGGCTTTAACTCTAGAACCGATGGGGCTAGATCAAATTGTTGAGCAACTTCAAATTGATACGGGTGCAGTTTTGAGTGCTTTATCGCAGCTAGAATTAATAGACTTGGTGAC